The genomic DNA TCGGTCTCGCAGGACTCGTTCTGGCGACCGAAGGCATTGCGCCGCACCGTGACGTCGAGACCGCCGAGGGTCAGCTGACCGGTGATCGCGTCCTCGAGGCGGTCCGCCAGCAGGATCATGCCGGCGCACGTCCCGTACACCGGGAGCCCCTCCGCGATCGCCGCACGCAGCGGGTCACGCACCCCGAAGGCCCTGGCCAGGTGGTCGATCACGCTCGATTCGCCGCCGGGCAGCACCAGGGCGTGGACGCCCGCGAGCTCCTCGGCGCGGCGCACCCGCACCACCTCGGCGCCGAGCTCCGCGAGCATCCGTGCGTGCTCGCGCACGTCGCCCTGGAGGGCGAGGATCCCGACCCGAGGTCTCGCGCCGGGGCCGCTCACCAGCCGCGATCGGCCAGACGGTGCGGTGCGGGGACGTCGGCGACGCTGATCCCGACCATCGCCTTGCCGAGCCCGCGCGAGACCTCGGCGACCACGGAGGGGTCGTCGTGGAAGGTGGTGGCCCTGACGATCGCCGCGGCGCGCGCCGCAGGGTCCCCGGAGGTGAAGATGCCGGAGCCGACGAAGACCCCGTCGGCCCCGAGCTGCATCATCATCGCGGCGTCCGCCGGCGTCGCGACCCCACCGGCGGTGAACAGCACGACCGGCAGGGACCCGCGTTCGGCGACCTCCTTGACCAGGGAGAACGGGGCCTGCAGATCCTTGGCGGCGACGTAGAGCTCGTCCTCGCTCTTGGCCGCCAGCGCCCGGATCTCCGCGGTGATGGTGCGGATGTGCCGGGTCGCCTCGGAGACGTCACCGGTGCCGGCCTCCCCCTTGGAGCGGATCATCGCCGCGCCCTCGGTGATCCGCCGCAGGGCCTCGCCGAGGTTGGTCGCGCCGCACACGAAGGGCACGGTGAAGGCGTGCTTGTCGATGTGGTTGACGTAGTCGGCGGGGGAGAGCACCTCGGACTCGTCGACGTAGTCGACCCGCAGCTGCTGCAGCACCTGCGCCTCGACGAAGTGGCCGATCCGGGCCTTGGCCATCACCGGGATCGAGACCTCGGCGGTGATGGCGTCGATGAGGTCCGGGTCGCTCATGCGGGCGACGCCGCCCTGGGCCCGGATGTCGGCGGGGACGCGCTCGAGGGCCATGACGGCGACCGCGCCCGCGTCCTCGGCGATCCGCGCCTGCTCGGCGGTGACGACGTCCATGATGACGCCGCCCTTCAGCATCTCGGCCAGGCCGCGCTTGACCGTGCCGGTTCCGGTGGTGGCTGTGCTCATGGCTCTCGTCCCATCCTTCTGATATTGACCTATGCCAAAAACTAGCATGGCGCATGCCAGTACTCGAGGCCGCCGCCGACCGGTCCGCGATCCGGGACGGCGCCACCTAGACTCGAGGGCGTGAGCACGGACCAGGAGCAGGTGATCAGCGGCGGCACCGCCGCGGAGATCGCCGACAGCGTGCGCGGCCTCGTCGAGCGCGGTGCCCTGGCCCCGGGGAGCCCCCTTCCCTCCGTGCGCGCTCTGGCGGAGCAGCTCGGCGTCAACCGCAACACCGCCGTGGCCGCCTACCGCACGCTCGCCCGTTCCGGCGTCGTCGTCTCCCAGGGTCGCGCCGGCACCCGCGTCGCCCAGCGCTCCCGCGTCCCGCAGGAGGGCTTCGCCGCCGCCGGTTCCTTGCGCGACGTCGGGACCGGCAACCCCGATCCGTCGCTGATCCCCGATCTGCGCCCCGCGCTCGCAGCGGCCGTCGGGCGCCCCGTGCTCTACGGCGAACCGGTCATCGACCGCGACCTGGAGAGCTGGGCGCGGGTCTGGGTCGGGTCCGACCTGCCGGGGGATGCAGACGACCTGCGTCTGACGCTGACCAGCGGTGCCGTCGACGCCGTCGAGCGCCTGCTGGCCCAGGCCCTCCTGCGCGACGACGCCGTGGCCCTCGAGGACCCGTGCTTCCTGGCCAGCATCCATCTCTCCCGGATCGGCGGCTATCGGGCCGTTCCCGTGCCCGTCGACGCCGAGGGCATGACCGTCGACGGACTCCGCCATGCGCTCGACCAGGGCGTCCGCGCGGTGGTGAGCACGCCGCGGGCCCAGAACCCCACCGGGGCATCGCTCACGCCGCGGCGCGCCGCCCAGCTGCGCGAGGTGCTGGCCGATCACCCCTACGTGCTCGTCGTCCAGGACGACTACTTCTCGTTCCTCTCCCGTCGGCCGTTCTTCTCGATCATCGGCCCCGAGCACCGGCGCTGGGCGCTGATCCGCTCCGTGTCCAAGTTCGCCGGCCCCGACATGTGCCTGGCCGTGACCGCCTCCGACCCCGACACCGCCGCCCGCTTGGCGCTGCGCCTCAGCCCCGGCACCACCTGGGTCAGCCACCTGCTGCAGCGGCTCACGCACGGGGTGATGACCGACGCCGGCGCCCTCGCCCTCATCGAGCAGGCCGGTGCGCACTACGCCGAGCGCAACACCGCCTTCGCCGAACGCCTGGCCGACCACGGGCTCGAGGCCCCGCCCGGGGACGGCCTGAGCCTCTGGGTGCCGGTGCCGGTGCCCGCCCGGGACGTCGCCGAGCGCCTCATGCGCCGCGGCTGGCTGGTCCGCACCGGCGACGAGTTCCGGCTCGAGCCGACCGACGAGCCCTCTCGCCACCTGCGCCTGACCGTGCACGACCTGGACCAGCAGGCGGCGAGGACCCTCGCCTCCGACCTCGCCGCCGCGGTGGACGAGGCCTGCTGAGCCGCCGTGCTCAGAGCTGCCGGATCACCCGGGCCGGAGTGCCGACGGCGACCACGTTCCTCGCCGCCGCGGTGGACGAGGCCTGCTGAGCCGCCGTGCTCAGAGCTGCCGGATCACCCGGGCCGGAGTGCCGACGGCGACCACGTTCGCCGGCACGTCCTTCGTGACCACCGAGGCCGCACCGATCACCGAGTTCTCACCGATCGTGACCCCTGGCAGCACGGTGGCGCCCCCGCCCAGCCAGACGTTGTCGCCGATCGTGATCGGCGCGGCCCGCTCCCACTGGTCGCGGCGGGGGCCCGGCTCGGTGGGATGGATCGGGGTCAGCAGTTGGACATTGGGGCCGATCTGGCAGTCGTCCCCGATCGTGATGGTCGCGACGTCGGCCGCCGTGAGGTGATAGTTGACGTAGGTGCGCTCACCCAGGACCAGGTTGCTGCCGTAGTCCAGGGCCAGCGGGGGCCGCACGACGGTCCCCGCCCCCAGGCCGCCCAGCAGCTCGGCGAGCAGCTCCCGGGCCTCGGCCGCCTCGGCGAGCCACGCCCGGTGGTAGCGGTCCGTCAGCCGGGCGGCCCGATGCTGGGCCTCGCCGAGCTCCGCGTCGGAGACGTACCAGTCGCCCGCGAGCATGCGCTCACGCTGGGTGCGGGTATCGGCCGGGTCCGGGACGCTGTGCATGGATCGAGCCTAGCGGGCGGCGCCGGGGCCGCGAGGTGCAGACTGAGGGGGTGAGTGCGCCGCCGGACCCGACCCCGTTCCCGGGATACCGCACCGACGACCCGGAGTACCGCCGCATCACGCTCGCCCTGTTCTTCGCGGGGATCGCCACCTTCGCCACGCTGTACAGCACCCAGGCTCTGCTGCCGGAGCTCGCCGCCGCCTTCGCCGTCACCCCCGGCCAGGCCACGCTCTCGCTGTCGGTCGCGACCATCGGCCTCGGGGCGGCCCTGCTCGTCGCCGGCGCCCTGTCCGAGGCCTACGGGCGCACCCGGTTGATCCACCTCTCGCTGACCGCGTCGGCCCTGGTCGGCGTGGCCTGCGCACTCGCCCCCACCTGGGAGACGCTGCTCGGCCTGCGCCTGCTGCAGGGGATCGCGCTCGCGGGGCTGCCCGCGGTGGCGACGGCCTATCTGCGCGAGGAGATCCACGCCCGGGTGACGGCCCGCGCAGCCGGCCTCTACATCGGCGGCACCGCCCTCGGCGGGATGACCGGACGACTGATCACCGCCGGGATCGGCGAGAGTCTGGGCTGGCACTGGGCCCTCGGCACCATCGCCCTGGTGGGCCTCGGCTGCGCCCTCGCCGTCCGCCTGCTGCTGCCGGCGTCGCGGAACTTCGTGCCCGCCCCCGCCCGTCCGCTCCGGCTCGCGCGGATGATGGGTGGCGCGCTGCGGGACCCTGCGCTGCTGGCCCTCTACGCGATCGGCGGATGTGGGATGGGCGCGTTCGTCGCCGCCTACAACGCCCTGAGCTTCCGCCTGGTGGCCGAACCCTTCTCGCTCGGCCTCGGCGCCGCGGGACTGGTGTTCCTGGTCTACCCGGTCGGGACCGTCGGCTCGATCGTGGCGGGCCGCCTCGCGGACGCCTCCTCGCGCCGCCTGGTGGTCCCGATCGCGAGCGCGGTGCTGGCCGCGGGTCTGGCGCTGACGATCCCGGAGAACCTGTTCGTGCTGGTGGTCGGGGTGGCCGTGATGACCGGCGGGTTCTTCGCCGTCCACGGGGTCGCCAGTGGCTGGGTCCCGGTGCGCGCCCACGCCGCGGGTCTCGCCCCCGGGCCGGCGGCCTCGGTGTATCTGTTCGCCTACTACCTGGGGTCCTCCGTGTTCGGCAGCCTCGCCGGCCTCGTCTGGTCCGCCGGCGGGTGGTCCGGGGTCATGACGCTCACCCTGACGCTGACCGGGATCGTCGTCGTGCTGGCGCTGCTGCTGCGACGCACCCGGTCGCTGGAGAGCGGGAGGAGCTGATGGAGCTCGCACTCGTGGTCGTGATCGGCGCGGTCGTGCTCGGCGTGACCCTCCAGCGCACCAGCGGTATGGGCACCGGCCTCGTGCTCTCGCCGACGCTGGTGCTGGCGATCGGCCCGGTCGCCGGGGTGCTGCTGACCAACATGACGACCGTCGTCTCGGCCATCTTCCTGACCGTCGCCGTGCGGGCGGACATCGA from Brachybacterium sacelli includes the following:
- the pdxT gene encoding pyridoxal 5'-phosphate synthase glutaminase subunit PdxT; this translates as MLAELGAEVVRVRRAEELAGVHALVLPGGESSVIDHLARAFGVRDPLRAAIAEGLPVYGTCAGMILLADRLEDAITGQLTLGGLDVTVRRNAFGRQNESCETDLAVPALGARPVAASFIRAPEVTDVGPSADVFARLGDGRIVAVEQGNLLATAFHPEVTGEDRFHRRLLERALSR
- the pdxS gene encoding pyridoxal 5'-phosphate synthase lyase subunit PdxS, which translates into the protein MSTATTGTGTVKRGLAEMLKGGVIMDVVTAEQARIAEDAGAVAVMALERVPADIRAQGGVARMSDPDLIDAITAEVSIPVMAKARIGHFVEAQVLQQLRVDYVDESEVLSPADYVNHIDKHAFTVPFVCGATNLGEALRRITEGAAMIRSKGEAGTGDVSEATRHIRTITAEIRALAAKSEDELYVAAKDLQAPFSLVKEVAERGSLPVVLFTAGGVATPADAAMMMQLGADGVFVGSGIFTSGDPAARAAAIVRATTFHDDPSVVAEVSRGLGKAMVGISVADVPAPHRLADRGW
- a CDS encoding aminotransferase class I/II-fold pyridoxal phosphate-dependent enzyme, encoding MSTDQEQVISGGTAAEIADSVRGLVERGALAPGSPLPSVRALAEQLGVNRNTAVAAYRTLARSGVVVSQGRAGTRVAQRSRVPQEGFAAAGSLRDVGTGNPDPSLIPDLRPALAAAVGRPVLYGEPVIDRDLESWARVWVGSDLPGDADDLRLTLTSGAVDAVERLLAQALLRDDAVALEDPCFLASIHLSRIGGYRAVPVPVDAEGMTVDGLRHALDQGVRAVVSTPRAQNPTGASLTPRRAAQLREVLADHPYVLVVQDDYFSFLSRRPFFSIIGPEHRRWALIRSVSKFAGPDMCLAVTASDPDTAARLALRLSPGTTWVSHLLQRLTHGVMTDAGALALIEQAGAHYAERNTAFAERLADHGLEAPPGDGLSLWVPVPVPARDVAERLMRRGWLVRTGDEFRLEPTDEPSRHLRLTVHDLDQQAARTLASDLAAAVDEAC
- a CDS encoding sugar O-acetyltransferase; amino-acid sequence: MHSVPDPADTRTQRERMLAGDWYVSDAELGEAQHRAARLTDRYHRAWLAEAAEARELLAELLGGLGAGTVVRPPLALDYGSNLVLGERTYVNYHLTAADVATITIGDDCQIGPNVQLLTPIHPTEPGPRRDQWERAAPITIGDNVWLGGGATVLPGVTIGENSVIGAASVVTKDVPANVVAVGTPARVIRQL
- a CDS encoding MFS transporter, with the translated sequence MSAPPDPTPFPGYRTDDPEYRRITLALFFAGIATFATLYSTQALLPELAAAFAVTPGQATLSLSVATIGLGAALLVAGALSEAYGRTRLIHLSLTASALVGVACALAPTWETLLGLRLLQGIALAGLPAVATAYLREEIHARVTARAAGLYIGGTALGGMTGRLITAGIGESLGWHWALGTIALVGLGCALAVRLLLPASRNFVPAPARPLRLARMMGGALRDPALLALYAIGGCGMGAFVAAYNALSFRLVAEPFSLGLGAAGLVFLVYPVGTVGSIVAGRLADASSRRLVVPIASAVLAAGLALTIPENLFVLVVGVAVMTGGFFAVHGVASGWVPVRAHAAGLAPGPAASVYLFAYYLGSSVFGSLAGLVWSAGGWSGVMTLTLTLTGIVVVLALLLRRTRSLESGRS